The proteins below come from a single Halostagnicola larsenii XH-48 genomic window:
- a CDS encoding glycerophosphodiester phosphodiesterase, with the protein MQNRPSMVNRRRFVAGTGAALVGGTAASSTTGATTGPHRTRSDEDNRASRTDRATVIAHRGYADTYPENTVAAFELATQGGTDDAANRRRADWIELDVLPTEDGELAVFHDTELSGLTDTTGVIYETPAETVFSAEVLESGQTVPTLSEALDAIPTETGVNIDIKEGSSDVQFGRVDDPAAEREQWEWLEKVVDVATDYENELLFTTFWEGALATVTEIAPEIPVGYLLSESIEKGLAVTDEYDTAAINPPMDMLYGTPFFDDDAYESIDLVAEAHDRDLPVNVWTVNTWYEADQLLEAGVDGLILDHAEILRWSALERY; encoded by the coding sequence ATGCAAAATAGACCAAGCATGGTGAACCGACGTCGATTCGTCGCCGGGACGGGAGCGGCACTCGTCGGCGGAACGGCCGCATCTTCGACGACTGGCGCGACGACGGGCCCCCACCGGACTCGAAGCGATGAGGACAATCGCGCGAGCCGAACCGATCGCGCGACGGTCATCGCTCATCGCGGGTACGCCGACACGTATCCCGAAAACACCGTCGCGGCGTTCGAACTCGCTACGCAGGGCGGAACCGACGATGCGGCCAACCGACGGCGGGCGGATTGGATCGAACTCGACGTGTTGCCCACCGAAGACGGTGAACTCGCTGTCTTTCACGATACGGAACTGAGCGGACTGACCGATACAACGGGCGTGATCTACGAGACGCCCGCGGAGACGGTATTCTCGGCGGAGGTCCTCGAGAGCGGCCAGACGGTTCCGACACTGTCCGAAGCGCTAGACGCGATCCCGACCGAAACCGGCGTCAATATCGATATCAAGGAAGGGTCTTCGGACGTTCAGTTCGGCCGAGTCGACGACCCGGCGGCCGAACGGGAGCAATGGGAGTGGCTCGAGAAGGTGGTCGACGTTGCGACCGACTACGAGAACGAACTCCTGTTCACGACGTTCTGGGAAGGTGCCCTCGCAACCGTGACTGAGATCGCCCCCGAGATCCCGGTGGGATACCTCCTCTCCGAATCGATCGAAAAGGGGCTTGCGGTGACCGACGAGTACGACACTGCTGCGATCAACCCTCCGATGGACATGCTCTACGGGACGCCGTTTTTCGACGACGATGCGTACGAGTCGATCGATCTCGTGGCCGAGGCCCACGACAGGGACTTGCCGGTCAACGTCTGGACGGTCAACACGTGGTACGAGGCCGACCAACTCCTCGAAGCGGGCGTTGACGGCTTGATCCTCGACCACGCCGAGATTCTCCGCTGGAGTGCACTCGAGCGGTACTGA
- a CDS encoding M20 family metallopeptidase, translating to MSVVDLTRTLVSIPSHEDETAAGDALEEWLRTETDATVARDEVGNVIARRRPSDAAGAVEAGAADPRTLAFVGHHDVVPPDESQIDDGEYLVEERDGRLYGRGTADMKGTLAAAAIAFRDADLESPSIGDFGSSADSGSNADSGSSADSSSSTHSGSNADSDTRPGELVFASFVGEEVGGTGARHAIENGFVPDHAVVGEGSTNYSGPDVTDVAVAHKGRRASTVTARGTAAHASEPEAGENAIYRAADAVDAIRGLEVPSLEVAGDRLAGSLVVTEIEGGSAWNVVPEACTITVDERTVPGERASLESVTELEGIEWTVDQDLPPMECTDRAFADAVCEAAADVQQGAPELVTKPHATDAGWLSQAGTECVIYGASEPGEAHTKTESVSIPVLERCLETYRRLAERWV from the coding sequence ATGTCTGTCGTCGATCTGACCCGGACGCTGGTCTCGATCCCGAGCCACGAGGACGAGACCGCGGCGGGCGACGCGCTCGAGGAGTGGCTGCGGACCGAAACCGACGCGACGGTCGCGCGAGACGAAGTCGGCAACGTCATCGCTCGACGACGCCCGAGCGACGCCGCCGGCGCTGTGGAGGCCGGAGCGGCCGACCCGCGGACGCTCGCGTTCGTCGGTCATCACGACGTCGTCCCGCCGGACGAGTCCCAGATCGACGACGGCGAGTATCTCGTCGAGGAGCGCGACGGCAGGCTCTACGGCCGCGGAACGGCCGATATGAAAGGGACGCTCGCGGCGGCCGCGATCGCGTTTCGGGACGCCGACCTCGAGTCGCCCTCGATCGGCGATTTCGGTTCGAGTGCCGACTCCGGTTCGAACGCGGATTCCGGTTCGAGCGCTGACTCCAGTTCGAGTACCCATTCCGGTTCAAACGCCGATTCCGACACCCGGCCCGGCGAACTCGTCTTCGCGAGTTTCGTCGGCGAGGAGGTCGGCGGCACGGGCGCTCGCCACGCGATCGAAAACGGCTTCGTACCCGACCACGCCGTCGTCGGCGAGGGTTCGACGAACTACTCCGGACCCGACGTGACGGACGTCGCCGTCGCCCACAAGGGTCGACGCGCCAGCACGGTCACGGCTCGGGGCACCGCCGCCCACGCGAGCGAACCCGAAGCCGGCGAGAACGCGATCTACCGCGCCGCCGACGCCGTCGATGCGATTCGCGGTCTCGAGGTGCCGTCTCTCGAGGTGGCCGGCGACCGACTCGCGGGGAGCCTCGTCGTCACCGAGATCGAGGGCGGCTCCGCGTGGAACGTCGTCCCGGAGGCGTGTACGATCACGGTCGACGAGCGAACAGTCCCGGGCGAACGGGCGTCTCTCGAGTCGGTGACCGAACTCGAGGGTATCGAGTGGACGGTCGACCAGGACCTGCCTCCGATGGAGTGTACGGATCGCGCGTTCGCGGATGCGGTCTGCGAGGCCGCCGCCGACGTCCAGCAGGGAGCTCCCGAACTCGTCACGAAACCCCACGCGACGGACGCCGGGTGGCTCTCGCAGGCCGGGACGGAGTGTGTGATCTACGGCGCGTCCGAACCCGGCGAGGCGCACACGAAAACCGAGAGCGTCTCGATTCCGGTCCTCGAGCGCTGTCTCGAGACGTATCGGCGGCTCGCAGAGCGCTGGGTGTGA
- a CDS encoding universal stress protein: protein MVDNVLVPVDDSPQASAALEYALEEFPEASITALHVIELPEGYWMAFVNSEDDFPGYEKAHSRANALLEDAVEQVSDTDRDIETAVKTGKPAREIVEHAVENGFDQIVIGSHGRKRAGRLLFGSVSESVVRTAPMTVVVVHDA, encoded by the coding sequence ATGGTGGACAACGTTCTGGTCCCGGTGGACGATTCGCCACAGGCGAGTGCCGCGCTTGAGTACGCACTCGAGGAGTTTCCCGAGGCGTCGATCACGGCGTTACACGTGATCGAACTCCCAGAGGGCTACTGGATGGCGTTCGTCAACTCCGAAGACGATTTCCCGGGATACGAAAAAGCACATAGCCGTGCGAACGCCCTCTTAGAGGACGCCGTCGAGCAGGTGTCCGATACCGATCGCGACATCGAGACCGCGGTCAAAACGGGAAAACCGGCCCGGGAGATCGTCGAGCACGCGGTCGAAAACGGCTTCGACCAGATCGTGATCGGCAGCCACGGCCGCAAACGGGCCGGCCGACTCCTGTTCGGCAGCGTCTCCGAATCCGTCGTCCGAACCGCGCCGATGACGGTCGTGGTCGTCCACGACGCCTGA
- a CDS encoding DUF4177 domain-containing protein — protein MTSDEETTWEYETVRPPREATKEEATDPVDVLNERGDEGWEFVETIDYSGGGTKYLVFKRPKRTDDDDGRRSGTDQ, from the coding sequence ATGACCTCCGACGAGGAGACGACGTGGGAGTACGAGACGGTTCGGCCGCCTCGAGAGGCCACGAAAGAGGAGGCCACCGATCCGGTGGACGTTCTCAACGAGCGCGGAGACGAGGGCTGGGAATTCGTCGAGACGATCGATTACAGCGGCGGCGGCACGAAGTACCTCGTGTTCAAGCGGCCGAAGCGAACCGACGATGATGACGGACGACGTTCGGGAACGGATCAATGA
- a CDS encoding M48 family metalloprotease, with protein MSSRLAASVALESDRELRLRTALALFFIVVLPFAFVYTFVFLLNTVGIALLEWANERPYTGEFYVDPLLLVVVILGGLVIQYLYGPSAVLGSVGANRVDAESYPTVHAMVTRLAAQADVPKPDVAVIDSEVPNAFAVAGGNTEAVVVTTGLLELLSEDELEATLAHELAHLANHDARVMTTAWLLPTITYYLAIIAFTILYWFVRILGSGGGSSGGDRDGRALLVAIVVIVVTTVLTLAVSAMFWFASVLLYRLLSRYREHAADRAAATITGSPAALASALEKIDGAMPEVPDEDLRALDGGVEALYLAPLESRAFSSAELISTDIFPDTHPPTAERLEHLRDLEREGVGA; from the coding sequence ATGTCCTCCCGACTCGCCGCCTCGGTCGCCCTCGAATCGGACCGCGAGCTACGCTTGCGGACGGCGCTGGCGCTATTTTTCATCGTCGTCCTCCCGTTCGCGTTCGTCTACACGTTCGTCTTTCTCCTGAATACCGTCGGCATCGCGTTGCTCGAGTGGGCCAACGAACGCCCGTACACCGGCGAGTTCTACGTCGACCCGCTCCTGTTGGTCGTCGTTATTCTCGGCGGACTCGTCATCCAGTATCTGTACGGGCCCAGCGCTGTGCTCGGCTCGGTCGGCGCGAACCGGGTCGACGCGGAATCGTATCCGACGGTACACGCGATGGTCACCCGCCTCGCGGCCCAGGCGGACGTTCCGAAACCGGACGTTGCGGTGATCGACAGCGAGGTTCCGAACGCCTTCGCGGTCGCCGGGGGTAACACCGAAGCCGTCGTCGTCACGACCGGACTGCTCGAACTCCTTTCGGAGGACGAACTCGAGGCGACGCTGGCCCACGAACTCGCACACCTCGCGAATCACGACGCGAGGGTGATGACGACGGCGTGGCTCTTGCCGACGATCACCTACTACCTCGCGATCATCGCGTTCACCATCCTGTACTGGTTCGTCCGGATACTCGGATCCGGCGGCGGGTCGTCGGGCGGGGACCGCGACGGGCGTGCGCTTCTCGTCGCTATCGTCGTCATCGTCGTCACGACGGTCCTCACGCTCGCCGTTTCGGCGATGTTCTGGTTCGCGAGCGTGTTGCTCTATCGGCTCCTCTCGCGGTATCGCGAGCACGCTGCCGATCGGGCCGCGGCGACGATCACCGGCTCTCCGGCCGCCCTCGCGAGCGCGCTCGAGAAGATCGACGGGGCGATGCCCGAGGTGCCGGACGAGGACCTTCGCGCCCTCGACGGCGGCGTCGAAGCGCTCTATCTCGCCCCGCTCGAGTCCCGCGCGTTCAGTTCGGCGGAGCTGATCAGCACCGACATCTTTCCGGATACGCACCCGCCGACGGCCGAGCGCCTCGAGCACCTCCGAGACCTAGAGCGCGAGGGGGTGGGTGCGTGA
- a CDS encoding outer membrane protein assembly factor BamB family protein: MTGDRPRRSRRQVLGALATGASALVAGCGYQPGGGEFVWEESLPTSIGPGANSGDSLWRSDRRLLYRIRNRSGQGIDVGGAGFVELDDAEVAAYDSSGSMVWEGVTDSQYTGLPAVADGRVVCALENETVVALEPAPSEADDGAESVTSQSSDDPDTVWTTEWDGPALRFRASSSLAVGLHEAGVVAFAPADGEELFSIDLEDAPINDIDAVAVSADHVWIAGGSDPTLLSYDSEGTRTVSRSLPSTPHWLETSVSVAVLGIETESGEDELWLIETDDTRRGRLSLDHAGGAPLIVEDRAYRVADGTIRAVDCSSGEHRWTLEGYEIQGDLAADTERLYARGMTPEMDDCGLFAIDRDGTVSWTASVPTEPGCSGDLFSLEDRLVVLADDSMYGFRKTSGRRLTVL, translated from the coding sequence GTGACTGGCGACCGGCCGCGGCGGTCGCGCCGACAGGTGCTGGGCGCGCTCGCGACCGGGGCGTCGGCCCTCGTCGCCGGCTGTGGCTACCAGCCCGGCGGCGGGGAGTTCGTCTGGGAGGAGTCACTCCCCACCAGCATCGGTCCGGGCGCGAACTCGGGGGATTCCCTGTGGCGGTCCGATCGACGCCTGCTGTATCGAATTCGCAATCGGAGCGGGCAGGGGATCGATGTCGGCGGCGCCGGATTCGTCGAACTCGACGACGCCGAGGTAGCGGCCTACGACTCGAGCGGGTCGATGGTCTGGGAGGGTGTGACCGACAGTCAGTATACCGGTCTCCCTGCCGTCGCGGACGGGCGGGTCGTCTGCGCGCTCGAGAACGAAACCGTGGTCGCGCTCGAGCCCGCCCCTTCCGAGGCGGACGACGGCGCGGAGAGCGTCACGAGCCAGAGCAGCGACGATCCGGACACCGTCTGGACGACCGAGTGGGACGGCCCCGCGCTCAGGTTCCGGGCCTCATCGTCCCTCGCCGTCGGCCTTCACGAAGCGGGCGTGGTCGCGTTCGCGCCGGCCGATGGCGAGGAACTGTTCTCGATCGACCTCGAGGACGCCCCCATCAACGACATCGACGCCGTAGCGGTTAGTGCCGATCACGTCTGGATCGCCGGCGGGAGCGATCCCACACTGCTGAGCTATGACTCGGAGGGGACCCGAACGGTCTCGCGCTCGCTCCCGTCGACGCCCCACTGGCTCGAGACCTCGGTATCGGTCGCGGTGCTCGGCATCGAAACCGAAAGTGGCGAGGACGAACTGTGGCTCATCGAGACCGACGACACCCGGCGCGGCAGGCTTTCGCTCGATCACGCGGGGGGCGCCCCCCTCATCGTCGAGGATCGTGCGTACCGCGTCGCCGACGGAACGATTCGGGCGGTCGACTGCTCGAGCGGCGAACACCGCTGGACGCTCGAGGGGTACGAGATTCAGGGAGATCTCGCGGCCGACACCGAGCGGCTCTACGCTCGCGGGATGACTCCGGAGATGGACGACTGTGGCCTGTTCGCCATCGACCGCGACGGGACGGTGTCCTGGACCGCTTCGGTGCCCACCGAACCCGGGTGCTCCGGCGACCTGTTCTCGCTCGAGGATCGGCTGGTCGTCCTCGCCGATGACAGCATGTACGGGTTCCGCAAAACGTCCGGCCGGCGGTTGACGGTTCTGTGA
- a CDS encoding HalOD1 output domain-containing protein, whose amino-acid sequence MADQTDAEVIRRELDTEGETPTVQIVEIVANLEGTDQSELPPMYNCIDGVLKNLFSDPPAPEAQMRIEFSYKTYRITVNQDGTAKFVKTE is encoded by the coding sequence ATGGCAGACCAAACTGATGCCGAAGTCATTCGTCGAGAGTTGGATACAGAAGGCGAGACACCAACCGTACAGATCGTAGAAATTGTGGCCAATCTCGAGGGGACCGATCAAAGCGAACTGCCACCGATGTACAATTGTATAGATGGCGTCCTCAAAAACCTCTTTTCCGATCCACCTGCACCTGAAGCACAGATGAGGATCGAATTTAGCTACAAAACGTATCGAATCACCGTCAATCAGGATGGAACAGCGAAGTTTGTAAAGACAGAATAG
- a CDS encoding PINc/VapC family ATPase, with protein MNVVPDTSVVIDGRVSKTIEDGQFEGATVSIPEAVVAELEAQANDGYDSGWDGLSELKRLADLADDGVVNVEYVGERPSAMERGHASEGEIDALIRDLAEDLEATFITSDIVQAEVARAKGLEVEYVSPEVREVGTLTVEDYFDEETMSVHLKTDTVPMAKRGALGEMRYEEIADEPLDEATMDEYAREVVDGAKESSDGFIELKEPGMQIVQFRDFRIAIARPPFSDGIEITAVRPIAQTDIEDYEHADELKDRLLERQRGVLISGAPGAGKSTFAQAVARYISDNDYSVKTMEKPRDLQVGPEITQYTELGGQMEKTADALLMVRPDYTIYDEVRKTNDFEVFADMRLAGVGMLGVVHATRPIDALQRLIGRVELGMIPQVVDTVVYIEAGEVAKVYDVRTEVKVPAGLTEEDLARPVIQVTEFETGVPEYEIYTFNRQVVTVPLDGDEDGGPGSESGVDRIAKQEIEREIRSIAHGYVDVQLKGQDRAVVYVTDDDISSVIGKGGGRINDVENRLGIDIDVRTHDENPHSGAGGASGGTQHAGGNGHAGGNSGSGGGQSAGQIVQPEITSRHIVVPVDGHQSETVEVQANGEYLFTATVSRGGEIQVSRGSAIADELEQAIDQKDPITVVPS; from the coding sequence ATGAATGTCGTGCCGGACACGAGCGTGGTCATCGACGGCCGCGTCTCGAAGACGATCGAAGACGGGCAGTTCGAGGGAGCGACGGTTTCGATACCCGAAGCCGTCGTCGCGGAACTCGAGGCGCAGGCAAACGACGGCTACGATAGCGGCTGGGACGGCCTCTCGGAACTCAAACGGCTGGCCGATCTCGCCGATGACGGCGTCGTCAACGTGGAGTACGTCGGCGAACGGCCAAGCGCCATGGAACGCGGCCACGCATCCGAAGGGGAAATCGACGCCCTGATCCGGGATCTGGCTGAGGATCTCGAGGCCACGTTCATCACGAGCGACATCGTACAGGCCGAGGTCGCGCGGGCGAAAGGCCTCGAGGTCGAGTACGTCTCGCCGGAGGTCCGAGAAGTCGGCACCCTCACCGTCGAGGACTACTTCGACGAGGAGACGATGAGCGTCCACCTCAAGACGGATACGGTGCCGATGGCCAAACGCGGCGCGCTCGGCGAGATGCGCTACGAGGAAATCGCCGACGAACCGCTCGACGAGGCGACGATGGACGAGTACGCCCGCGAGGTCGTCGACGGAGCCAAGGAGTCGAGCGACGGATTCATCGAACTGAAGGAACCGGGCATGCAGATCGTCCAGTTTCGGGACTTCCGGATCGCCATCGCCCGACCGCCCTTTTCGGACGGCATCGAGATCACCGCGGTTCGCCCGATCGCACAGACCGACATCGAAGACTACGAGCACGCCGACGAGTTGAAGGATCGACTGCTCGAGCGCCAGCGCGGCGTCCTCATCTCCGGCGCGCCGGGGGCGGGGAAGTCCACGTTCGCGCAGGCGGTCGCCCGATACATCTCGGACAACGACTACTCGGTGAAGACGATGGAGAAGCCGCGGGACCTGCAGGTCGGTCCCGAGATCACCCAGTACACGGAACTGGGCGGTCAGATGGAAAAGACCGCCGACGCCCTGTTGATGGTTCGGCCCGACTACACCATCTACGACGAGGTGCGCAAGACCAACGACTTCGAGGTGTTCGCGGACATGCGACTCGCCGGCGTCGGCATGCTCGGCGTCGTCCACGCCACGCGGCCGATCGACGCCCTCCAGCGGCTCATCGGCCGGGTCGAACTCGGAATGATCCCGCAGGTCGTCGACACGGTCGTCTACATCGAGGCCGGGGAAGTCGCGAAGGTCTACGACGTCCGGACGGAAGTCAAGGTCCCCGCGGGACTCACCGAGGAGGACCTCGCCCGACCGGTGATCCAGGTCACGGAGTTCGAAACCGGCGTTCCGGAGTACGAAATCTACACCTTCAACCGGCAGGTCGTCACCGTCCCGCTCGACGGGGACGAGGACGGCGGGCCGGGTTCGGAATCCGGCGTCGACCGCATCGCCAAACAGGAGATCGAACGGGAGATTCGCTCGATCGCCCACGGCTACGTCGACGTCCAGCTCAAGGGCCAGGACCGCGCGGTCGTCTACGTCACCGACGACGACATCTCGAGCGTCATCGGGAAAGGCGGCGGCCGGATCAACGACGTCGAGAACCGACTCGGCATCGACATCGACGTTCGGACCCACGACGAGAACCCCCACTCCGGGGCGGGCGGTGCGAGTGGCGGAACCCAGCATGCCGGTGGGAACGGCCACGCGGGCGGGAACAGCGGATCGGGCGGCGGCCAATCCGCCGGGCAGATCGTCCAGCCCGAGATCACCTCGAGACACATCGTCGTCCCGGTCGACGGCCACCAGAGCGAGACCGTCGAGGTGCAGGCAAACGGCGAGTACCTGTTCACGGCGACGGTGAGCCGCGGCGGCGAGATACAGGTCTCTCGAGGGAGCGCGATTGCGGACGAGTTAGAGCAGGCGATCGACCAGAAAGACCCGATCACGGTTGTTCCCTCCTAA